In bacterium, a single window of DNA contains:
- a CDS encoding glycosyltransferase translates to MKRKTVSLCVIARDEEATIGMAIKSVLALVDEVIVVDTGSRDNTRIIAEGYGARVVDVPWEDDFSAVRNTALSEASCDWVLVLDADEYLQPVRPVEFQRLLHDPAAAGYRLRMVSADVTDLEKRENRVRLFRNAPEVRYQYPINERIMPALAEWAVLNGLKILESDLAVTHEPRDDENRTRKRERNLRILRKAVVSFPEEPYFPYQLACEVLVMLDGEVLPVSGINGALANLHTAWQKARSFALERQRRLPWLADLGARIVSALLALDRVEDARTVVEQVRAVFPDHPQALLQSVAVTCRMLEANEEQWAAVSASGLVAGARSDLQRLLAGDTDSGGSAVDRRVRDLYPLRYLGELALMEGHVSDAVGLFEQALSLDPAYSAAWLGMAECSRFAGDRKRALKLYLRTITENANNHRAWIRGCDLMRETGFHDNADSWWRKVVDTFPEHPAVAAYYKMAETGQPAPYAHV, encoded by the coding sequence CCGTCAGCCTGTGTGTGATCGCCCGGGACGAGGAGGCCACGATCGGAATGGCCATCAAGTCCGTGTTGGCGTTGGTGGATGAAGTGATCGTGGTGGACACCGGCTCGCGCGACAACACGCGCATCATCGCCGAAGGGTACGGCGCCCGCGTCGTGGACGTGCCCTGGGAGGACGACTTCTCCGCCGTCCGCAACACCGCCCTGTCCGAAGCCAGCTGCGACTGGGTGCTCGTGCTCGACGCCGACGAGTACCTGCAGCCGGTGCGTCCGGTCGAGTTCCAGCGGCTGCTGCACGATCCGGCGGCGGCCGGTTATCGGCTGCGCATGGTGAGCGCCGACGTGACCGATCTCGAGAAGCGCGAGAACCGCGTGCGCCTGTTCCGCAACGCCCCGGAAGTGCGCTACCAGTACCCGATCAACGAGCGCATCATGCCCGCCCTGGCCGAGTGGGCCGTCCTGAACGGCCTGAAGATCCTCGAATCCGACCTGGCCGTCACCCACGAACCCCGTGATGACGAGAACCGCACCCGCAAGCGTGAGCGCAACCTGCGGATCCTGCGCAAGGCCGTGGTGAGCTTCCCCGAGGAACCCTACTTCCCCTACCAGCTCGCCTGCGAGGTCCTGGTCATGCTCGACGGCGAGGTGCTGCCGGTCTCGGGCATCAACGGGGCCCTGGCGAACCTGCACACCGCCTGGCAGAAGGCGCGCAGCTTCGCACTCGAGCGCCAGCGCCGGCTGCCCTGGCTCGCCGACCTCGGCGCCCGCATCGTCTCGGCGCTGCTGGCCCTCGACCGCGTCGAGGATGCCCGCACCGTGGTCGAGCAGGTCCGTGCGGTCTTTCCCGACCATCCGCAGGCGCTCCTGCAGTCGGTGGCGGTGACCTGCCGCATGCTCGAGGCGAACGAGGAGCAGTGGGCGGCGGTGTCGGCGTCCGGGCTCGTGGCCGGGGCGCGGTCCGATCTGCAGCGTCTCCTCGCCGGCGACACCGACTCGGGCGGCAGCGCGGTCGACCGCCGCGTCCGCGACCTCTATCCGCTGCGCTACCTCGGCGAACTGGCTCTCATGGAGGGGCACGTCAGCGACGCGGTGGGCCTATTCGAGCAGGCGCTCAGCCTCGATCCGGCCTACAGCGCCGCCTGGCTCGGCATGGCCGAGTGCTCCCGCTTCGCCGGCGACCGCAAGCGGGCCCTCAAGCTCTACCTGCGCACCATCACCGAGAACGCCAACAACCATCGGGCGTGGATCCGCGGCTGCGACCTCATGCGCGAGACCGGCTTCCACGACAACGCCGACAGCTGGTGGCGCAAGGTCGTCGACACCTTCCCCGAGCATCCCGCGGTTGCGGCGTACTACAAAATGGCCGAGACTGGACAGCCGGCTCCCTACGCCCACGTCTGA
- a CDS encoding HAD-IG family 5'-nucleotidase: MTPDDQAAARPALESSRRIFVNRNLRMASIAAIGFDMDHTLAVYRTEPFNKLTFDMAIESLIRDADYPSAIREVVWDPDGAIRGLCVDKKQGNVLKIDGYNHISRARHGLEFLEKDEKKAQYPRARIRIGKDRYRIFDTLFDMPEGILYAGLVDLKDREEGLLPVSYRQLYDDIRGAVDTMHADGSLKARITADLGAYFERDPDLVPTLRKFRQAGKKLFLLTNSEVEYTGAVMDFLVGGPRGSWEDLFDLVVCFARKPGFFVARGDGEPVPAGVHATMPNRSGRCFVGGDSFFLEREIGAAADEIIYFGDHTYGDILRSKKSVGWRTAMIVPEVADEVAALGPLRDQWRQLAVVETRLEDLVTAQDELREAGVAAPGVAERLAALEASVREALGQRARLQRSLRAVQNPIWESLFREGRAASRLGRQIMEFACIYTGRVSNFLHYPADKFFARPVEILPHERWARPEA, from the coding sequence ATGACTCCTGACGACCAAGCAGCGGCCCGCCCTGCCCTGGAGAGCAGCCGCCGGATCTTCGTCAACCGCAATCTCCGCATGGCGTCCATCGCGGCGATCGGGTTCGACATGGACCACACGCTCGCCGTCTACCGGACCGAGCCCTTCAACAAGCTCACCTTCGACATGGCCATCGAGTCCCTGATCCGCGATGCCGACTACCCGTCGGCGATCCGCGAGGTGGTCTGGGATCCGGACGGCGCCATCCGCGGCCTCTGCGTCGACAAGAAGCAGGGCAACGTCCTGAAGATCGACGGCTACAACCACATCTCCCGTGCCCGCCACGGCCTCGAGTTCCTGGAGAAGGACGAGAAGAAGGCCCAGTACCCGCGGGCGCGCATCCGCATCGGCAAGGACCGCTACCGCATCTTCGACACCCTCTTCGACATGCCCGAAGGCATCCTCTATGCCGGGCTCGTCGACCTGAAGGACCGCGAGGAGGGGCTGCTGCCCGTCTCCTACCGCCAGCTCTACGACGACATCCGCGGCGCCGTCGACACCATGCACGCCGACGGCAGCCTCAAGGCGCGCATCACCGCCGACCTCGGCGCGTACTTCGAGCGCGACCCGGATCTCGTGCCGACCCTGCGCAAGTTCCGCCAGGCCGGCAAGAAGCTCTTCCTGCTGACGAACTCCGAGGTCGAGTACACCGGTGCGGTCATGGATTTCCTCGTGGGCGGCCCGCGCGGCAGCTGGGAGGATCTCTTCGATCTCGTGGTGTGCTTCGCCCGCAAGCCGGGGTTCTTCGTGGCCCGCGGCGACGGGGAGCCCGTGCCCGCGGGCGTCCACGCCACCATGCCGAACCGGTCGGGCCGCTGTTTCGTCGGCGGCGACAGCTTCTTCCTCGAACGCGAGATCGGCGCCGCGGCCGACGAGATCATCTACTTCGGCGACCACACCTACGGCGACATCCTGCGCAGCAAGAAGAGCGTCGGCTGGCGCACGGCCATGATCGTGCCCGAGGTGGCCGACGAGGTGGCGGCCCTCGGCCCGCTGCGCGACCAGTGGCGCCAGCTCGCCGTGGTCGAGACGCGCCTCGAGGACCTGGTCACGGCCCAGGACGAGCTGCGCGAGGCGGGCGTCGCTGCGCCCGGCGTCGCCGAGCGCCTGGCGGCTCTCGAGGCGTCCGTGCGCGAAGCGCTCGGACAGCGGGCGCGCCTGCAGCGCAGCCTGCGCGCGGTGCAGAATCCCATCTGGGAATCGCTGTTCCGCGAAGGCCGCGCCGCCAGTCGTCTGGGGCGTCAAATCATGGAAT